GAAAacaaaaaggaatgcaatatgccaataaaatatttttgagctGAGCATAACTGAGCAAAGCCATATTTCactataaaaaatacatattttttttcaaaggttttatttgatttattttcatgatttttcatggcctgtaaatcacaattttaaaatgccCTGATATTTTCTGGTTTTGCATGACCATGTATCACCATATCAATGGTTTGAGCACTTTTACTAGCGACTAGAGCACAATTATAAGATTCTATTTCATTTGCTCATGTGACAGTCAGTTGCCTTCTTGAGATCAAAAAAgatacccagtcaacacgtgaggtcacgcgatgatcacagtgacatcacaccattctcatctggtgatcctcacagtgtgagtaatatatgagctcattgtgaattcaaaatgttgagcaggttgagaagaggcagctcaaatatcagtcaccggggggacattctacttcctgtttctcaacactatcacagagatatcacagtgctctcacatgatgagctcatgagtgcacgcccagctaacagatttctgttataagatacAAGTGAAACATACGTTACCATtatggtgagtagtgtttgctttagttgggctcttgacccttgactttgtaactttatatatttttggggttgctgtaactgtgtttgtaaagcacatttgttatggcaagaaaaaacaaaaagagactgcaaccagatGTTATTGGTTTGTTACTGATGATAAAAATGCAGTCATCACCTACGCTCaatatgcagccttggtgaggtTTTGTTAATCAACagtttctaaatataatagCGCTGTGACTACAGAGTATAGGATTCAGTAGTCTCATAATGAGTTATGAATGATAAAAGCATAAGCCACAAACTTTATTAACTACTgtctcatttaaacacaaagagagacatcaagaatcagtgtatgaatctcaacaatggtgacaatcaaaagcttcatattgcaatgcattctgggtacctagtctctgtgcaatgagtgcactttgacctcacattagtatgagcacacagtgagggcgttgtgaggttacacttttagctcagtTACCTCACATCGTGACCTCATCAggagtatcctgtgagatcagggtgagatcactgtgagatcaaattgttgactgggtaagACATGATGAGGTGATCAGAAGCCTCAGAAAACTGCTCAGAATAAGTTCTAGTGAGAGTTAGATGGAGAGCGGGTGCAATCCCGTAAAGAACGAATGATAAAAAGTGCTGAGTGTGTAAGTAAGGGTCGTGAGTTGTGAGAGTGAACACAATAAGAAACACACTGCACTATGTCTCTATAATTTGCGCATGCAGCATGCAGcaaatttaatgttatttaaaaaattaagcgTCTTGCAGATAGGGGGGCACAAGGAGAATCTGGGGTGCGTCACCTTCCCAGAGGCGGacaatatttttgttccacccatgaactcagcagctgatttcaccagaggaggaaccaagtctcaagtcaaaacccaagtcctcaaagagttaaagttaatgagataattaagtgactaattaaatgttgattgtgcattagtgatgaacacctgctgttattgagaattacagaggatcagatgttttattgattaaaatgaagccaccatcatggagatcagtgtctgctttattTGGGCTCTTgactcctgtttttttttttgtgtatataaTTAGGTTTTGAAAAAGCAACCCTGTAAAACTATAGCATGCAAGGACTGCATTACATTAGTTATAataaattcatttgaaatcctCTGTATGTGTTGAATATAAGCACTTCAGCTTTTCAGCaatttagacacacacagacttcacgaaccagcatatgaatctcaacaatggtgacaaccaacaaaattcttcatgctgcaatgcatgctgggtaagaCCATAGCAAAAACTCCCATCAAGCActgcagtatgaataattattgtcaccaccattgaggatcgtatgataagtgttcatgtctaaaagacTGAGCTGATGCACTTTTCCCCATAATATGTAATTGCTACAGTGACATTTCTTCAATAGGGCTTTATTTCTCCCGCAATTCAGTAATAGCTGAATATCACTCAATAAACCAAAACAAGACAACTTCACGatgttcattcaaatgatttaaaagcagaaaacaTAAGCTAATCGGCTACATCAAGCTTTTGATTCTAcaatgcacaaatgttttctatgAAATATTGCATTTGCTTAGAATCAGAGTtgagttactaaaagggtcaagagcccaactaaagcaaacactgatctccatgatggtggcatcattttaaccaataaaacatcaatatCTGATCCTCTTTAATTCTcattaacagcaggtgttcatcactaatgcacaatcatcatttaattagtctcttaattatctTATTAACTTTAagtctttgaggacttgggatttgactgaagacctcctctggtgaaatcagctgctgagttcatgggtggaataaacatatggcaggacttttactttctgacccctggattgtccgcctctgtgtataaggagCAGTAGTGAGTGTCTATATATGGATTACAGGTTGGAAATGCTAAGGTCAGCATTCTGCAATTACTTTAAATAATTCACCATGTAATACAGACATCTGAAtatttcatttaggactggcccatggcatacactgtaaaaaatgattcactatatttactcaataaaattgtgtcaacagattacaagcaatattattaattaaattcaacacaaaaaaattaattagaattaatcaaatgagatgcttataaattaatcattcaaaatgagtaaaatagcacaaacaaattaagtaaaatttaaacaaaaatattgatttcactggcaaaaaacaaaacaaaaaaaaactctatgCTAATGAATagtatgcatgccaggccagtagttggcaaAGAAGAAACACCTCgcaaaaatgtaatatgcatgcacatgacgtcacctttttcacaaattcatgtttttgttgttcacatggagatgatacaggcattgtgttcaaaagcttgtgtttccaggcccccccccaaaaacagttattgaagacacctgatgttaacacacagaatcactgaaggagaaaatctgaatttttaggttaccattacggtggtcaatgtttgctttagttgggctcttgacccttgattctttaacattagattttgtttggctGCTGTTGCAGAGTTAAACAACAGTTAGACAAGCCAAATGAGAAGGTGGTCTGGTGGTGTTGATTATGTGTTGTCATCATCATTTGACCTGAATCTCTGAATTAGATTCAGTATTACAGTATAAGATCTGAAGTTTCAGTATAACCCAAAGGGtttcttaaaaattgttttttaggcacactctgacatcaagaatcagagtatgagtctcaacaatggtgataaacagcatattcagataaacagatcaactctgaacgtcacaaaacaaactactaaaaatatgcaatacaTGATGGGAGCtattgatgagttttgatttatcgcacacccctactcttGCATTAGTTCATGTCGATGGTCAGCGCTGGAGCTGCTCTTGTGTCTGCAGGTGCTTCTCCTTCGGGATCGGTGAGGGTGCGAGTACGGCTCTCATCACAGGAATGGCCAGAGAAGGTTCTGGTCACGCTCAGTTCATCACAGGCACTGACCGCATGCAGCCCAAAGTAAGACCTGCTGTTAAAAACAGACTGGATCCAATCAGTGCAAGATGTTGAGGTGTTTATTTACAAGCCTCTCATCTCCGTCAGGTGATGCAGTCGCTCAGGTTTGCTCTCCAGCCGGCTGTGGATAATATCTCTGTGAACTGGACCGTTCCTGAAGGTGTGACGGTGGACATGCTGTCTCCACCCATCAACACCCTGTTCCAGGGTCAGAGGGCGCTCATCCACGCTCAGATTAAAGGACAGGTGAAAGCTTTGCATGGTTTAATCTAATAGGCTTCTGGAGACCAGCgtcattcatttgtttaaacCAAGGGTTCAACAGCCAGCAGCCTGCAGCCCAAATTTGACGTTTTTCATCTTTTAGTGCCTCTATGATGTAAGAAAAATGGCTGTGTGCTGACCCAGATGTGACCTGACACTGTGATGTGATAAAAATAGGGCTGCCCCCCTAATAGTTAACTAACTGTTGGTCATCGAGAAGAGGCTTAGttgaccaaaaatgtattagtCTCTTAGTAGAAATGCAAATCTGGCAGGAAGTCCAAACTTTCACTTATCATTCATcaacctcaaatatggcttatcatttgaaaaatatgtacGTAGTAGCAACTTAACACCGCTGCTCTCTCTATCATTAACCTAGCtagataaatgtgtgctattagGCGTCTATCCAAGTGCAGAGAGTGGAAGCTGTTAGTGCGCTACTCCATGATATGAAGGCACCGGCGCGATCACTGACANNNNNNNNNNNNNNNNNNNNNNNNNNNNNNNNNNNNNNNNNNNNNNNNNNNNNNNNNNNNNNNNNNNNNNNNNNNNNNNNNNNNNNNNNNNNNNNNNNNNcatgaactcagcagctgatttcaccagaggaggaaccaagtcattcctttcaagtcacaaacgagtctcaggtcaaatcccaagtccttaaagagttaaagttaataaaataattaaaagactaattaaatgatgattgtacattagtgatgaacacctactgttattgagaattacagaggatcagatgttgttttattggttaaaatgacgccaccatcatggagattaGCATTTGCTTTAGTTTGGCTCTTGGCCCTTTTAATAACTGGAAGTGCTTTGCATTTAagcaattgtaatatttctttgaaataaacagaacttcaaaaaagtcatattaaatgtcaccataatgtttatatattggaataaagaaaaattatatGACTCAGGCTTTTAGaaatgaacacttatcatacaatcctcaacaatagtgacaataattattcatgctgcagtgcatgatgggagtttttactatggtgttacccagcatgcattgcagcgtgaataattttgttgattgtcaccattgttgagattcatatgctggttcttgatgtctgtgtgtgtctgaacaGCAcaggagtttaaatatttacatgcatcacatagatttaaaattcattttatataacTATAAGAACAACACTTCCATTGCACGTTGCAGTATCACAGGATTGATTATTGCAAACCTGaacatataaatgacaaaaaaaaaaagttattttggatGTAAACAGATCAGCGCCTGTTTTATCTCatataaaaacagcttataGCTGTCCGTTACGGAACACTGATCTCTCtctgctttacaacagcacatgcagtgttacagagagatctaacacaggaagtcaagggtcaagagcccaactaaagcacgcaatgatctccatgatggtggcataattctaaccaataaaacatcaacatctgatcctctgtaattctcagtaacaacaggtgttcatcactaatgcacaatcatcatttaattagtatcttaattatctcattaactttaactctttaaggacttgggatttgactctagacttgcttgtgacttgaaaggaatgacttggttcctcctctggtgaaatcagctgctgagttcatgggtggaataaacatatggcaggacttttactttttgATCCCTGGACTTTAAATGTctctgcttgttttacactctttggccaccaggtggtattgtgagcaaatgaaggctccagaaattaacccttttaTGGACCACTTGGCTGAAAAAACTCAAAAGCTTCATGAGGCTTCATTTGCCCATCCCTACTGTACAGACAGTAACCGCAGTGTTCATTTGCTTGTGTTTGTACATTGTAACACTTCTTTAAGCTGAGTGTTCAAAGATAGTGAAAATGATGATGGAAAATGATCAATAAGGTTAACTTCAAATAACTAATCATTTAATCTCAGGTTACAACTTGTCAAGCAGCAGTGTGTCCACTATAAGGAATAAGACTTTGACCTATCATCGTATAATTGAGGCATTTCGCTTTGCTAATGTCAAAAAGAGTAAATTGGGAGACCCACTTGATAAAAGCATCACTGAGGTGAGTTCAACTCTACTTATGGATTCCTTTGGTATTTTTGAGATATTTGCAGAAGCAATAGCCATGTGGGCAGTGTTTTGATATATATTGTAACCCCAGCTCGAGTCCTCACTCAAGGTCCTTTGCTGATTCTCTTCCACTCTTTCTGTCCCATTGTTTCCTGTCtcatctacactgtaaaaagtgatccactatatttactcaataaaattgagtgatacactatatttactcaataaaattgagtgatacactatatttactcaataaaattgagtgatacactatatttactcaataaaattgtgtcaacattacaagcaatattatcaattaaattcaacacataaaaattaattagaattaatcaaatgagatgattacaaattaaccattcaaaatgagtaaaatagcacaaaaaaattaagtaacatttaaacaaaagtattggtttcattggacaaaaaaaaaaacactatgctaatgatactatgttatgcatgtcaggccagtagttggcgatcaagaaacatatgcatgcacatgacgtcacctttttcacaaattcatgtttttgttgttcacaTGGAGATGATAAAGGCATagtgttcaaaagcttgtgtttccaggccccaaaaacagttattgaagacacctgatgttaacaaacagaagcACTGAAAgagaaaatctgaatttttaggttaccattacggtggtcaatgtttgctttagttgggctcttaaCCCTTGATTCTTCATcattagattttgtttggctGTTGTTATAGTGTTAAACAACAGTTAGACAAGCCGAATGAGAAGGTGGTCTGGTGGTGTTGGTTATGTATTGTCATCATCATTTGATCTGAATCTCAGAACTCTTCTAGCGCTTAATCTTTGAATTAGGTTTACTTTAATTACAGCAGTCCTGTAATTCTACAGTATAAGATCTGAACTTTTTAATATAATCCAAAGAATTTCTTAAAATTTGCTCTGATccaaaacaattaatttttttgttaaaaacagttgttcttTTAGGCACACtctgacatcaagaatcagagtaTGAATCGCAACAACGGTGATAAACtacatattcagataaacagatctACTCTGAACGTCACTAAACAAATTACTAAAAACatgcaatgcatgatgggagctattgatgagttttgattggtggcacccagaatgcactgcaacatttgatggtcaccattgttgaggttctcaCGCTGatacttgatgtctgtgtgcatAGACgaaagcttttttattatttgatcagGAGAgcttttacaaaaatgttcatGCTGAAATTTCcagacattatactgtacaatcATAGGATAGCAGATATTGATACGGTAAATACAACTCAAAGATTTGAGTCAAATGATGTCAAAACATAACCAACACCACCTGATCATCTTTTCTCTTGGCTTGTTTTAACTGTTGTCTAactcagttacagcagccaaacaatatgtattgttcaagggtcaagagcccaactaaagcaaacattgaacACCGTGATGGTGACCCAAtggtaaaacatgattttctccttcagtgattctgtgttaacatcaggtgtcttaaATAATTCAGTTCTGGCggcctggaaacacaagcttttgaataagatgcctgtatca
The genomic region above belongs to Onychostoma macrolepis isolate SWU-2019 chromosome 01, ASM1243209v1, whole genome shotgun sequence and contains:
- the LOC131547788 gene encoding von Willebrand factor A domain-containing protein 5A-like codes for the protein MAREGSGHAQFITGTDRMQPKVMQSLRFALQPAVDNISVNWTVPEGVTVDMLSPPINTLFQGQRALIHAQIKGQVKALHGLI